The following is a genomic window from Kogia breviceps isolate mKogBre1 chromosome 4, mKogBre1 haplotype 1, whole genome shotgun sequence.
acaagagaatagttttcttttgtatccattcttaTAAGGTCCCAAGACTGGGAGTGAAGTGGTTTATGTTCTCTGACAGGTTTATGTGCTTAAGCTGTGGGCATTGCTCAGCTACCTCCAAACACATACTCCAGGAGCAGGGACCAGAGCAGGGCTGACAGCCTCCTTAGCATGTCCTCTAAAGCTCCGAATACCTAACAGTGATGGGAAGGGACTCTCACAGCTTCTCAGATCATTCTGTGCACTTTTCTAGCACTTTCTGGAAACTTACCACAACACCAACAGTCAGACTCTAGTGGAACAAAGAACCTTCATTCAAAACCTGCTATGTatcctagaacaaaacatttcacaatttgtatggaaacacgaaagacccctaatagccaaagcaatcttgagaaagaaaaacggagctggaggaatcaggctcctggacttcagactatactagaaagctacagtaatcaagacagtatggtactggcacaaaaacagaaatatagatcaatggaacaggatagaaagcccagagataaactcacacacatatggtcaccttatttttgataaaggaggctagaatatacaatggagaacagacagcttcttcaataagtggtgttgggaaaactggacagctacatgtaaaagaatgaaattagaacactccctaacaccatatacaaaaataaactcaaaatggattaaacacctaaatgtaaggccagacactataaaactcttagaggaaaacataggcagaacactccatgacataaatcacagcaagatcgtttttgacccacctcctagagaaatggaaataaaaataatcaaatgggacctaatgaaacttaaaagcttttgcacagcaaaggaaaccataaacaagaccaaaagacaaccctcagtatgggagaaaatatttgcaaatgaagcaactgacaaaggattaatctccagaatatacaagcaactcctgcagctcaatatcaaaaaaacaacccaatccaaaaatgggctgaacacctaaatagacatttctccagaaaagatatacagattgccaacaaacacatgaaaagatgttcaacgtcactaatcattagagaactgcaaatcaaaactacaatgaggtatcacctcataccagtcagaatggccatgatcaaaaaatctacaaacaataaatgctggagagggtctggagaaaagggaaccctcttgcactgttggtgggaatgtcaattgatacagccactatggagaacagtatggaggttccttaaaaaactaaaaaaagaactaccatacgacccagcaatcccactactgagcatataccctgagaaaaccataattcaaaaagagtcatgtaccacaatgttcattgcagctctatttacgatagtcaggacatggaagcaacctaagtgtccattgacagatgaatgaataaagaagatgtggcacatatatacaatggaatattactcagccataaaaagaaacgaaattgagttatttgtagtgagatggatggacctagagtctgtcatacagagtgaagtaagtcagaaagagaaaaacaaatactgtatgctaacacatatatatggaatctaaaaaaaaaaaaaagattatgcagaacctaggggcaggtcgggaataaagatgcagacctactagagaatgaacttgaggacaccaggagggggaagggtaagctaggaaaaagtgagagagtgtcatggacatataaacactaccaaatgtaaaatcgttAGCGagtaggaagcagcagcatagcacagggagatcagctcagtgttttgtgaccacctagaggggtgggatgggggcgtggcagagagatgcaagagggaggagatatggggatatatgtatatgtatagctgattcactttgttataaagcagaaactaatgcgtcattgtaaagcaattatactccaataaagatgtttaaaaaaagaacttgctgTGTGCCCTAAACAGGACATTTTCTAAGGTGGCTAAAGGAATCATGGATTTCAGGATATGCAGCCCTCAATTCCCTTTCCATATATGCCCCTAAAGTTTTCAACAAATTTAGGCCTCCTGTAGAAAGTGACagccacagaaaaaaatgaagataataagcaACTAGATGATGCACCCAAGTAGGATGGGGGAATGGAGTGTTTTTGCCTTTAGTGTAgaaatatcttatttaattattaaagtcCTGCTTTATTATACAGTTCAGTATTTTTCTATCTACAGTTTGCAGCCCATTGGTGAACCTTGAAATCATTTTCATGGTTCAGAACCAGgctgttttaaaaatgcaatagaCCAGGGTGCAACACAGTTCAAAGAGGAAGTATCATTGTACTGAGCTATATTGTAAAGTGCATTTCTTACTATGCATCATAATCAAAAGTTTGAAAAATCACTGAACTATAGCTTGCTTCATGGTAGAGGAGGGTTTTTTTAGAGCCATAattgtttttaatctatttatttttactgtattcACCTGGCATTGCCTTAGCTAGATGAGGTCATAGCGAGTAGCCTTTTCAGAAATTTCACTGCCCTTTCCACTATAAATTCCTTGAACTCATATAGCTTGCTTAAGCCATGtgcattatatatacacatataatattaAATTCCTATAGATCATGTGTCATACTAACAGACCAATTTAATTGACACTCTGAACTATTCCTGGGTATTATACACCCAATTCCCTCCATCCAGTCAATTGCTGGGAGCACCTCACAGCTTTCCAGTTACAAGGGCACCATCTTCtggtgaaatattttctttcttgggcTGATATTAAAGAGCTACCAAAAATGTCCTGATTTTTCAAGCAGAAATTGCAACTGACATCATCATTGATATTCTTTAGAGCTTTTTACTTCATTCAGGAGTTTCACTCCGTTCTCAATCTGAGAAGGGTCTTTCTATTCCTCAACCGTGAGAGGAGGTAGTCTGTCCTTCCTGACTTTCCGTTACACTAAGCTGGTTTCAAGTTTCAGCTCCTCCTTGAATTCCAGCCTGCTGAGACTTCCCTCTAGAATCATCCAAAATGGAGCCTCTCACAGCCTACCCTTTGAGATGTTCAGGGCCCAAAGCAAAGGTATTTGCAGTTTTGCTGTCTATGGTTCTATGTACAGTAATGTTATTTCTTCTACAACTAAAATTCCTAAAACCTAAAATCAACAGCTTTTATACATTTGAAGTGAAAGATGCAAATGGAAGAACGGTTTCTCTGGAAAAGTTTAAAGGCAAAGTAAGTTGCATCTTCTGATTTTTATCTCTGTTGTTTGTCCGTGTTCTCTGCTTATTCTCTTAATAGTCCATTTTTCACTGTTAAACGGTCATATTATAATTTAGTCTTCAAAGTAATGCTATTAGTATATCACTTTAGCCATCAGAGCTCTCAGTTTATATACTTCTAATTGATAACTGATTATGTTAACTGTTTGCTTTAAGTGCTGGATTAATACTTTAAGTTGCTTAGGAAATTCTTTGAGTTAGTAATGTGAATATGGAGTATTCCATATAATGTGAATATGAAAGTATTAATTCCATAATCTAACAACATTAAAAAGCACTCTATCAATaatcatattttatcttttattaaaaaaaaacttcagttGAGTACATAGGGCTTTTTCAATGGTcgtgatttttcagttttaactCATGCATCCGCGTTATGATTTTCAGCAGAATTGGGTATATCTAAAAATATGAGATAACCATCTATCAAAGGTTGTGTTCCTCCAAAATGGTTTAGGATTTTAactacttgcaaatatttttttaatcttttatttgctTCACTTTCcggttggatttttttctttttccgggAGGTTGCACTAGTTGTAAACGTGGCTAGTGACTGCCAACTCACAGACAGAAATTACTTAGCACTGCAGGAACTGCACAAAGAGTTTGGACCATTCCACTTCAGCGTCTTGGCTTTTCCATGCAATCAGTTTGGAGAATCGGAGCCCCGCCCAAGCAAGGAAGTAGTATCTTTTGCAAGAAATAACTTCGGAGTAACATTCCCCATCTTCCACAAGATTAAGATTCTAGGACCTGAAGCAGAACCTGCATTTAGATTTCTTGTTGGTAAATATCTACCTTGCCTCAccaatttaatgtttttaattgcttttcatttttaaaacaaatataccaGGACAATACATTCATTTGAAATGTTTTAGTGGGAAAGTTTTATAAAACTATCAAAGAGCTAGATTCTCATCCTTTGTGACTTTCTAGAAGTTATGCTTCCCTGAAATCAATGTTTTAACTTCTTGGATGGCAAAATGAATCTACtccaatgtattttatttttatgatcattTTCCTGAAGAATTTACTTTAAGTGTGGTCATGGCTATTGTCACAAAATATTTCAATTCTCATTTAACTAGCATGTGGGCAAATATCCCTCCCCAATATTAAAGCTATACACCCCACATCAATATTGCTGAGCATTATTAGTTGAACTTATCtttgtggttaattttatgttgccTTACTTATCTAAGATATTATCCTCAAGGGTGAATAATATGTTTGTCAGGTGgtttttggcaaaattcaaaacaatatatcttgatttttttttttggaggagggTAGTGTTAGGCTATATCTGTAATTAAGCTAGCTACAGAAACCTATTTAAAGAGTTTCCAGCGTAAATGTGGTGCAGTATAGTGACTAAAAGCTAAACTTTGGCCCCAGTCTGTGTTGAAACCCCTGCTCTTTTACTTTTGCTGGGTGGCTTCAGGCacataatttctctgtgcctgtttcctcttttgtaaaatgacgTTATCAATAGTATCTACCCCCTAAGATTGCCTGGAGGATTAAGTGtgttaataataaaagtaaagtaCTTATTCACATACAGCTTACACTGTGGCAGACACTATTCTAAAGGACATTCAGCTAATGTCCTCTCATCTAACTTATATAGATGACAGCCTCAGTCATTTTTCACTGTGGGTAATTTGAGTTTTGCTAAAACCATGACCTCAGCCAGGCAATCAAGCTTCCAATCAAACAAACCAGCTAATGATGttctataatatttcatttaagtaTGAAATCAGAATCATCCAAAAACATTATATTCAGTTTCTAGGAAAGTCAATATAATGCCTAACACCACGAATAGCAACTAAAGTGAggtcttcattccttttatttccaggatgcacaggggaaaaaaagccagagCATGTGTCCCGTAATCATCTCTCAATTACAGCAGCCAAATACTTGGGCACAATAGCTCCTAGGTCCTTCCCCTTTGTCACTAAAAAAGCTTCTGAAACTCCACTTACCCTGTGTAATCAAAAAAGTAACAGTGATTTAAGGTTTCGCTAAAGTTAAATGAAGCTCCAGAGACAAAGATTATGAGTTGATGGCCAAATGAAAATTAGATCTTTGAAAACTGGCCACAATGGACAGTACCTGATCATGCACTCACAAACAAGATGGCTCTGTACAGGTGTACAGGTTGTTCACTAAACAGGAGTAAGGAGGCAAACGGGGTCTGAAACACAGGCGAGTGCAAGGTATGTGCCGAGGGACTGTCCCCAACTGGAAGGGTATCTTTTTCTAATTCACACGAAGATGTTACACTGACTAGAGAGAGCCCTGCCCTGATGggcattatctttaaaaatacattttccatcATAGAAAATGGCTATTTTTCAAAGCGATTTTAAGAaggctttagttaataatatgaTGTTCATACCAAGTCACTGATGTTTGAGCTAATCAGCAGCACTATTAATAATGAAATAACCAGTGTAAATGCTTGGCACAGTACACAAAATAAAACACGTATAAGTACATATTAGGCtacttttcattcattatttttaaccTATGCTCCTGCATTTGTTCTTTCCCAAGCATAAAGCAAAGTAtccctcaattttaaaaactctagGCAGTGTGTTCCTTCTACCTACCTCATCAGCAACGTTTTTGAAAGGATAGTTAACATTTGTTTTCTCCACTTCCctgtctctgcttccttcttAGATCACTGTGTTTGGCCTCTCACTCCATAACTCTCCCGAGCCTGGTGGGTCTCGCTGCCTGTGACTTCTACTCTGgccccttttcttcctcccttgcaGGTTCCTCTTTTCCTCCACCCTTAACTCTACTGATCCTCAGGATTCTACCACATCCACATGGGCTCTCCTTACTCTGTCCCCTTTCCCTGGGTGAGCTCCTGCTCTTAATCTCCGAAGCCTCCTCTGATTGGGTGTCCCACATAACCTGAATCTCCCTGTGTACAAAAATGAATTTGTCATCTTCCTCCTAAAATCTGTTTGCTTTGCCATGTCCCCTATTTTAACAGCACGAGCTCTGCAAATAGGAAGGTCTAGATATCAATCCAGGCTCTACCACTCACTAGCATGTGACTGTGAGTCCAGGCCtccatttttctcatctgcaaaatggggataataataatatccaatGTTTACAGGGTTGCTGTAAAGATTAAAGGAGAGGATCCATTTAAAGCACTGAGCATACATTACTAGGcacataatatattttttctcatgttAGTCAATAATAATGCACACAAATCCTGTatgatataaatagaaaaaaacttcTACATTTCTTACCTAAATTAAGATGTATCAAAGGATATCTATAATTATTTAGAATTCCTTACTATATAATATGCaacaatattaaaaacatatatatatttactacaaAAAGTAATCCATACATTCCTATTACCAAAGACATTTAGAACAtcactttatctttaaaaaatgttaagaaactgAAAGTTTTCAGCTAGTGACAGGGTAAATTTTTTGTGGGGGAGATCAACAAATCTaaaataaactaatttatttcatttcttgatTCTAGGTCAGTAGAATCATCAGTGAAGTCACCAAGTATATAGAAATCTGGTTACACAAACTTTGAGTTGTTTTgtttgggtgttttgttttttgtttagtttggtTTTTGAAATTATGACAATCCTAGAACTTGATTCTAAAGTTGTAATTTATGCAGAtactaacaaaaatgaaaatcttgACAAAGAATTTACTCATGAAAATATATTCTGATATTTTAGATTCGTCAAACAAGGAACCAAGATGGAACTTCTGGAAGTATCTGGTCAACCCTGAAGGTCAAGTTGTGAAATCTTGGAGGCCAGAGGAACCCATTGAAATCATCAGGCCTGAGATAGCAGCTCTGATTAGACAAAtgatcataaaaaagaaagaggatctATGAAAATGCCATTGAATCATTCTAAGGCAATAGTCAAAATACAGAAATGTCTCCATGAGGGTTTGATCCCATTTTAAATACTCTGACAATTAAATGTGGCACTGAAGGATGACTTTCCTTTTATGTTATCTTGTCAGTGACTGGTAATGAATGTCCCCACGATAGAGATGTTACCTAAAGcaaaaatgaagagtagccaaagactctaaatgaaatatattaaatacttCATCTGACCACACTAAATAATTCAGAATACAGTCACCAATGTGCTTCAATATCCTATTGTCTGACTTGACATTTTCTAGTATCGTTCTTGATGGAAATGCCAACACACTAGACCACTGTTTGAATTCAAGACACTGTGTGACATTTCCAGAGTAACTaattataaatgattatttttatgtaataaaaagcaaaataaacactgaaaatgtgaaatatagaTTCTAAtccttatgtatttttatttgtttcaggtACATGATTTTggggtttgggggttgttttttttaagtacaggtTCATGGTATGTTTTACTACACCTGGCCAAATAGTCACTTATAAATGACATTATCACAACATTTGAAAAAGGCTTCATCTttctcaatatttattattttctagaaGAAACTCAAATTCCATAATCAGAATATTAACACTTCAGTCTGTATTTTTGAGTGAAAATCCCAAGTGTAAGAAAAAAGCCATGAGTATATGATCATTCAGCTTGATTCCCCTTCAGGTTAATTTTGATAAATTCCTTACAGGTTAATTCCATACAGGTTTTGGTTAATTCTTTACAGGTTAATTCCTTACAGGTTCCTTACAAGTTAATTTTGGTTGCAAATCTAGTCAGACTAGATAAGCCATTTGGAAAGAATTCAATGTTGCATCATTCTCATGGCTGTAATAAGAAGAATCAACTGCAAACAGTCAAAACTCTTAATGAAGAAAAGGGAGTGATTGCAACTACATGATTCTTAGAAACATCAGTAATCACTGAGCCTTTTGATAGAGTCACAACATACCTTTTCTCCCAAGGTCCTGATCTTTACGTTTTGTCAGCCTTCTAATTATTGGCTAAAAAAGCCACCTGCCAAGTTGATGAAGGTTAATTATTGCCCcatgaaatatatattcatttcataAAGGAATTAAACAGGAATACTGGAGtcaaaaaataatgtgaaaaaacaGTCATGTAGAATTTGGCTAAGAAGGAAGACCCAATCTAAATAACTGTGAATTGGCTCTCCAATTCTGACCTGAGAAGTGAAAGTGaagattcttttttatggtgaaaTCAGTAGTGCCACCTCAGTAAATAATTCTGCAAAAGTGTTTAaagttcttaaaaaaatcaaatatatttcctGAAATACCTTCTACTTCAACATATATGTCCAACCCCCAGCTCTGAATGTATTTAGTAAGCTCTCTGATGGGGGCGGAGGTGTGGTTCCCCTTAGGTCAAGAGGATGTGCAGAGGCACCTCAAGAATAGCAGtcaatatggttaaaatagtatgttttatattatgtgacttttaccacaataaaaaagacattaaaaaaaaaaaaaaaaaggaaagaatggtgGTCACTGTGTGAGCAAAGCCCGCTTCTACCTCTCACCAGCGGCAGGGCCTTGGGCCAAGCTCGACTacttttcagtttcctcacctataaattGGGGGTGGGGTCAAAGTGAACAAAAAGCCCCTTCCAAGTTCCCAAGGTCTTTCAAGTGATCAGGAATCAGTACTAACCTGGATTGTTGCTGAAGAAATGGAAGCCACCTCATTAGTCTATCTGTCTTTTGCAAGCTTGCCCCCAAAAAGCCTGTTAGCAATTTGAATTCTGGGCCTCTAAGCAAAATTTTATTTAGGATAATCCCTCCAAGTGTTGCTTCTGGAACACTCTTGCTGTTTACCCCTGCTTACGACTTCCATGAGTTCATATCAGCGCTCCAGGACGGCTGGGGTGCTTATGTGCTCACAATCAGGGTGTGAACAGAAGTGTATCTGCCAGCACCACAGAGGTTACGTAGACACCCCGCTGCCAGACAGAGGGTAGTGAGCTGGGGGACGACCAGGACTGTCCCAGAGAACGCAGTTGAGATGTCCATCCTGCCCCAAATCACTAGTTCTCTCCAAGGCCATAAAAAGTGGGTTTTTCACTTATATATCTCCAAATTTGGTTGCCTTATTCAACCTATAATCTCTACTAGGTTAGGCTTGATTCTCTCCTCTTGCCCCTCTGAGTATGCAGGGAAGGCAGGTAGGGATTTGAAAAGTGTGTCATACAGGTGTCCATTCAGGGTTCTGTAACAACCAGGCTATGTGTGATGAAAGGGAGGAGAGCCATTTGCTGATGTGCTGCCACCCAGACCTCAAATGTCTCATATGAATACAGTCAggcaaacacacagagaaaaaaaatgcatttgtctTGCACTGAGCACAATACCTTCTCTACCTCAGCATCAAAAAGTCTGGGACATAAACTGCTATGAGCTGCCTGAACTGAGAAGTATAACAAAAATAGTAGGCATCCCataaaagagtatggcagttgcCCTCCTGACAAAGGAACAGGACAAAATCAAATGCTTTTAACTGTGGTTAATAATTCATTGACgaagtttgttttggtttgttttatttgggAAGTGGAGAGGAGTACTTCCTACTGACTCCTGATCATCATCTTATGGCAGATGTAAAAATACAGAGTGTTGGAGAGTGGAATAAATATGAATTTGCCTGAAATATTCCCTAAAAATAGTACTTCATTTTTGAAATTGCGTACTAATTATAGCATACctatagtatgtatatatgtacatatacataattcTTAATAACCAtagtatatatagcatatatacagTGATgactggtaaatgtttaacaaccagatCTCTGGAGGAGGAGTCCCAATTTGCAGCATTTGCAATTTCTATGGTGTGAATGCTCCCACATGGCCAATTTTAATCTACTAATGGTTTCATAACTGGCttgtaaaatttctgaaaatttaacaatcaaTTCTCACAGACCAGGACAAGCTGGCTCCAGcacaacaaaatttttaaaatcagacttATGGTAATAAGGATctccaaagagaaaaatctaaagcAAAAACATATCACAtatactctttatttttattacaaatatattattttgacaGGTTATATATAAATGTGGATGTATATGCAGTTATACTGAATTATGAAAAGCTGCTAACATAATAACTGTATAATCACACTATAACGACGTAACTGGATTGCCTGCAGGTAATTTCAAGTAGGAAAACACTCCAGTAAAAAATacgaaaacagggcttccctggtggcgcagtggttgagagtccgcctgccgatgcaggggacgcgggttcgtgccccggtctgggaagatcccacatgccgcggagcggctgggcccgtgagccatggccgctgagcctgcgcgtccggagcctgtgctccgcaagggagaggccacaacagtgaggcccgcgtaccacacaaaaataaaaaaaataaaaaataaaaattaaaaaaaaaaatacgaaaacaaaaaaatatatatatatagacaaagtctaagaaagaaaacaaaaactaaaactatttctctacatttattttctttaaacatattaaacTGTTTCAAGACTGCCCGATGTGAGCGGGAAGGTCTTGGGTGATCCCTGTACACAATCATGTGTATTCCTGCTAACGTGttcctttgaaagaaaaatgtcatgtttGGGTGCAGCTAATACGGGGACGCTCTGTATTTATCCCTCAGCTTGACTTCATCTTCCCCAGGGAATAATAAAATCCTAATAACTGTTACaccaagaaactaacacatcacacTTCTTCCCACTCTTCTTGTACCCTCCTCCTCTGAACGGTTAAGGCCACACCTTGCCGAGGGAAGCATTCTCTTTTGGGGGCagaggctggtgggggagggagagccaTTAAAGAGAACTGAGAAACTCGGGCACTTTCCAGAGGGTGTGATGGGAAGCAATTACATCCCCAGCACCAGTGAACAGCAGTGGCTGCCCCCAGAGAAGATACTTCCAACCAGCtttgcctccctcctcctctttttttcaacccacttctgtcttctcttcctctgaCATCCCAAGTGTGGatccctctctttccttctcactCTTACAAAAacgttttctttttgaatttaaaCATTCAATCGCCTCCTTACCCATTGATCTCCTTATTTATCTTTACTACActccattctttctctcctttctcatcaTCTCAATAATAGGAACTGAACTATGTATTCTGTTCATTGAGTATAAATGTTGGCATTCTGTgtcttgctctttaaaaaaatttttttaaagtaaaacacaaaGGACAAGCCTTCTAAAtttagtagtttttatttttatcaacagATCAGTGATTTTCTATAGAAAATAACATGTTGAAATTTAACCttaaaaaaacaagatgaaaacaatattcacattaAAGGAATACTTAAACACAAAGATGCTGAAAATGGAATGATACTAGGCAACAACAAAAAGAGGATGAGATTTGAAAGTAGCAAAATGCATAAGAATCAAATTATAGGTGTCTCTTTAACTCATGGTTCtagaaatgtttacatttaaataagGTAGGAATTTAATTTTACCCATAACTTATAATCCAATGCAGTAGAGAATGTGATACATTTCTCACTTCTCATTTAGGGTGTTAATAATTGACCAGACCACCAAAGTCAGTTCCATGAACTTGCTGCAAATGTTTATACAACCACAGTGTGTCTGGGACCCAGCACACACCTGACACGGCTCCATGAGTCAAAATGGCCTccaagggaatgagaaaatattttaaattatattgtgCGGTCAGTTCTCCCCCTTCACAAACTAAATATCATGCTCTCTTCCAAACACTGTATGAGTCTGTGATTTTACAGAAAATGAAGACTCAAGGCAAATCTTCCGAACAATTCAGCCCCATCCCTTAACCCCCCAAATCCCCAACTCTCTTGATATTCAAGTGAAAATGTTTTAGTTGACTGACTCATCTGGAAAGTTACTTCAATTCTCCCTTTAGCTGTACACACACATGGTAATTGAGACCTACTCTAATGTCAAATTAAGAAACTAATCATCCAGAAAGAATTCTAAAGACTTAGCTGAAAATTTGAGGAAACATTTTAGGTTTTCCATTCCAAATTGTCATTATAttctaaattttacatttaaaacatataat
Proteins encoded in this region:
- the GPX8 gene encoding probable glutathione peroxidase 8 isoform X2 yields the protein MEPLTAYPLRCSGPKAKVFAVLLSMVLCTVMLFLLQLKFLKPKINSFYTFEVKDANGRTVSLEKFKGKIRQTRNQDGTSGSIWSTLKVKL
- the GPX8 gene encoding probable glutathione peroxidase 8 isoform X1, whose translation is MEPLTAYPLRCSGPKAKVFAVLLSMVLCTVMLFLLQLKFLKPKINSFYTFEVKDANGRTVSLEKFKGKVALVVNVASDCQLTDRNYLALQELHKEFGPFHFSVLAFPCNQFGESEPRPSKEVVSFARNNFGVTFPIFHKIKILGPEAEPAFRFLVDSSNKEPRWNFWKYLVNPEGQVVKSWRPEEPIEIIRPEIAALIRQMIIKKKEDL